The region AAGCACTGAAATTCAAGTGCTTTAAGGAAGGTGAGCAGCGATGAAGATTAAATTTAAACAACAGCAGTTTCAATTGGATGCAATAAAGAGCATTGTTGACGTATTTCAAGGGCAGCCCAACGAATCCTCTCGCTTCACGCTTGATAAAGGTCGGCGACAAAAGAGTGTGGAAATCGGCGATCTCTTTCGACAAACAAGCGGCTATGATTCGGAGTATGGATTCAAAAACAACCCCATCAAGCTAGTCGAACAGGAAGTCCTGGACAATATTCAAGCGATGCAACGTCACAATGGATTGAAATTATCGGAGCGGCTTGAGGGCAAGTACAATCTGACGGTTGAAATGGAAACCGGCACGGGTAAAACCTATGCGTATATTCGGACGATGTTTGAGTTGTACAAAAAGTACGGTTGGAGCAAATTCATTATCGTTGTTCCGTCGATTGCGATTCGCGAAGGGGTTCTAAAGACATTTAAGATTACTGAAGACCACTTCATGGCGGAGTATGGATCGAAGGCACGTTACTTCGTTTATAATTCCAAGGACCTGCCTCATATCGATAAATTTGCAAGTGACGCTGGCATTAACGTTATGATTATTAACGCCCAGGCGTTTAATGCGAGAGGTAAAGATGCAAGAAGAATTACAATGGAACTGGATGACTTTCAATCCCGACGACCGATTGATGTAATCGCCAGCACCAATCCTATACTCATCATCGACGAGCCGCAATCGGTTGAAGGTCAGAAGACGAAAGAGGCATTGAAGGATTTCAAGGCGTTATTTACACTGCGATATTCGGCAACTCATCGTGAAGACTACAACAAAGTCTATCGCCTTGATGCACTGGATGCCTACAACATGAAGCTGGTCAAGAAGATCAGCGTGAAAGGCATCTCGGTCAAAGGATCAAGTGGAACGAACAGCTACGTGTATCTCGAAGGTGTTGATGTCAGCAATAAGCATGCTCCTGTAGCGCGGCTTGAGTATGAAAAACGCACCAAAACGGGATTAACCAAAGTATCCAAAAAGATCGTCACAGGCGACGACCTCTATCAATTGTCCGAGAACTTGGAACAGTATAGAGGTTACAAAGTATCCGAGATCAATGGCCAGAATAGCAGTGTCAGCTTTATTAATGGAATCACGTTGTTCGCCGGAGATGTGCAAGGTGATGTAAGCGAGCTTCATTTCCGGCGAATCCAGATTCGGGAGACGCTGAAATCACACTACGAGAAGGAGCGAGTGTTGTTTTATAAAGGAATTAAAGTGCTCTCGCTCTTCTTTATCGACGAAGTTTCCAAGTATCGACAATACGATAAAGACGGCAACGAACTGAACGGCAATTATGCGGACGTTTTTGAAGAAGAGTACATGGAACTCCTGAACGAACAACAATCATTGTTTGCAGATGATCCATATGTTCAATATTTGAATACCATTCGCGTAAAAGATACGCATAAAGGGTACTTCTCCATCGACAAAAAGAGCAATCGGTTCGTTGATTCCAAGGTGTCTGCCAGAGAAAGCGATTCTGATGATGCGGATGCATACGACCTGATTATGCGACAGAAGGAGCAACTTCTTAGCTTTGAAGAACCAACGCGATTTATCTTCTCTCACTCGGCGTTGAAGGAAGGCTGGGACAACCCGAACGTATTCCAGATTTGTACGCTCAAGCACAGTGATTCTACGATCAAGAAGCGTCAGGAAGTTGGACGCGGATTACGACTCTGCGTGAACAAGTATGGTGAACGGATAGATTCCAGTATTCCAGGTATTGACGTTCACGAGATCAATGCACTAACCGTTGTCGCAAGCGAATCCTATGAGCAATTTGCCAAACAACTCCAGAACGAGATTGCCGCGACATTGTCGGATCGACCACGTATGGCGGACAGTGGCTTCTTTTTAGAAAAAGTCCTAGTGAATGCCTGCGGCGAACAGTTAAAGATCGATGAGAGGCTCGCAAACAAGCTGCAAAACGCGTTCATTCGAAATGGATATACCGATGATGACTACAATCTGACGGATGCTTATTTTGCTGCTGTAGAAGAACAAAACGTCAAACTACCTGACGAGCTGAATGCACATCAAGAGCAGCTTATTGAACTGGTTAAATCAATCTACGTTGAAGGCAAGTCGGATATGACGAACGATGATAGGAAGAATACCGTTCCTAACATCACGGTGAACAGCAACTTTTACAAGAAAGAATTTGAGGAGTTGTGGAACCGGATTAATAAGAGATCGGTTTATACGGTTCAGTTCGATTCGGAAGAATTGGTGCGGAAAAGCATCATGACGATTGATATGAGCTTGGACGTGCCTTCCATTCGTTATTCTATCAAGCATGGGGAAATGAATGAGATCGAATCCCGTGAACAATTGAAGCAGGGCGAAGCTTTCAAAATTCGAGAGACGGATGCGGATTATGTTCACCAAGCTGCGGTATCGAAGATCAAGTACGACTTGATCGGCAAGCTGATGGATGAGACGAAGCTTACCAGAAAGACAATTGTGTCCATTATGAAAGGCATCAAGCAAGCTAAGTTCATGCAGTTCCAGAAGAATCCCGAGGAGTTTATACTCCGAGCATCCAGACTGATCAATGAACAGAAGGCGACGACGATTATAGAATCCATTACGTATGATGTAATCAATGATACATTTGATAACGATGTGTTCACGAAGAACACTCTTAAGGGACAGCTTGGACAAAACGCGATAGCGGTTGAGAAGCACATCTACGACTATGTGGTGACGGACTCCAAAGTTGAGCGAGCTTTCGCGAAAGAGCTGGATACGAGCAAGGAAGTGAACATATATGCCAAGCTGCCGCGGGGTTTCTACATCCCGACTCCAGTCGGCAACTACAATCCGGACTGGGCAATTGTATTCAAAGAAGGTGACGTCAAATATATCTATTTTATTGCTGAGACAAAAGGCTCTTTGGACTCAATGGAATTGCGTGAAGTTGAGAAGGCGAAAATTGAATGCGCACGGAGGCATTTTGCCAAACTGAATTCAGATCAGTTGAAATACGATGTGGTTAATAACTATGAGAAGTTGATGGAGATTGTGAAGGGATAGATATCTATAAATTATCGCCGTACTCCGACTTATTAGTGGAGTATGGCGATTTTTTATTTACGAATATATTTATCGCAGGTTAAGATTAAGTGGGGAATTTTTCTTGTAATTCTAATGTTTTTTCTGTTGGTTAAGTATAAATGGGAGAGGGAAATATTTTTTAAGGTGGTAATAATAGTTATTGGGGGGCCACTATCCGGTGTCTTGCCCTCCTGAAAGTGTGAAATCAAAAAATGTAGACCCAGTTTACAGATTAACATTAAACAATCCTCCATCAGATAAGGATTTTTATAGTCATAAAGTGGAAAATCTCCGTTACCCTCCAGATAAAGAATTGTGAAGCTTGTGCAATCTCGGTGTTTACAGATTTAGATCAGATTCAAAAGGCTAAGAAAAATATTGTTTTGTTTAAGAAAAGAGGCCATATAATTGAAGGCCAAATAGTTAGTGAAACAGGCGTCGTCTCAGAACCAGATCATAAATCCCATATTTACTATTGCTGAGTATATAGGTCATGATTTTATCTAATTTAGAGGCTAGAGAGGAGTACTATCGCTCCTCCATTTTTATTAGTAGTCTCAAGTTTTAAAAGTCGAATTTTTTGAATTTACTCTTTCTCCCCCAGCAACTCCCCAACAGAAACCTCCAACGCTTTCGCTATAGCCACCACCTCATAATCCTGGACAAGCCTATGCTGGCCTTCCAATCTTGATAAACTAGTTGGACTAATGTCCAAACCAAAGGTTTGTAAGCGGGCAAGGAAATCCTTTTGCTTCATTTTCTTAGCTTTGCGAATTGCTACGACTCGGCTCCCGATGATGTTTTTATCACCTGGGGGCTCTTTGCGATGTCTCATTTCCGTGTCACCTCACAATATTAACCAAATTGTATGCGAGGTAGGAGTTGTTTTAATGCGTATATCGGATTAAAATAAAATAAACCGATAATCGCATTAAAATTCCATACATCGTCTACAACCATAGCTTTGCCAGAAAGGTGAGGGTGCAATGCACAATCTGATGCACAAGTATGAGGAGGAGAAGCGTAGGCTGAACGAACTCGGGCAGGAACTGCTGGAGCAAGGAATTCCGTTAAGCACTAATGAGACGATTCAAGCTCAGAGTCGCAAGGTGGATGAACTTATTAATCAGATGTATCAAGAAAGGAACGGATATACAGAGGCTTTGCGTTTAAACTTCTATCCAGGGGGAGATGTGGTGAGTTTTCCAGCGTGGTTTATACAAACAATTCAGGGTCGATTAAATGAGGTGACTGCACAAATAGAATATGAGTCCGAGCCTAGACAAGCTTTTGAAGAGGAAAGTGAGGCGTTTCAGGCGTTGTTCGACTCCTTAGATATCGCACGTATGCCCAAATTTGAGGATTGGGAGAATAAACTCCAGGTAAAGCAATCCGTTATTTATGAACGCTTATATCTACAGGGACTGAAGGATGGAATGCAACTTGCACATTCCTTTAATGCTCCTTCTGCTCTCTCGGAGTAAGCACAATAGACAACATAAACATATTCACGTTTGGGCTGTCCACGCGACAGTCCTTTTCTTATGCCCTTTTTGGAAGGGAATCCTTCCCATATTGTCGAATTAACATACATATTGTAAATCCAGAGGATATGAGGTTGGGCTATGTTTGAAGCACTAAGGGCAATCTTCCGAAAATCAGACCCTAAGCCGCAACAGGCTGTACATAAGGGACATGCTACTAAGGCTAAGCCCAAGGTTGCACCTACTCGAATTGGCGAGCTAGGCGAGCATAAAATTAACATTCAGCTTGACCAGCTTCCAAAGGACTGTAGATCACTAAGCGATCTGCTGCTCCTTAATCCAAAATCTAGAACTGGCTATGCTCAGATTGATCATGTTGTCATATCTCCATATTGTGTATTCGTTATTGAGACGAAGAACTACAATGGAGAAATTAAAGGTGGACGGACAGATCAGCAATGGTCAGTGAGTAACCGGTACAAGATGTATAACCCGCTGAAGCAGAACTATGGGC is a window of Paenibacillus sp. FSL H3-0469 DNA encoding:
- a CDS encoding DEAD/DEAH box helicase family protein, with amino-acid sequence MKIKFKQQQFQLDAIKSIVDVFQGQPNESSRFTLDKGRRQKSVEIGDLFRQTSGYDSEYGFKNNPIKLVEQEVLDNIQAMQRHNGLKLSERLEGKYNLTVEMETGTGKTYAYIRTMFELYKKYGWSKFIIVVPSIAIREGVLKTFKITEDHFMAEYGSKARYFVYNSKDLPHIDKFASDAGINVMIINAQAFNARGKDARRITMELDDFQSRRPIDVIASTNPILIIDEPQSVEGQKTKEALKDFKALFTLRYSATHREDYNKVYRLDALDAYNMKLVKKISVKGISVKGSSGTNSYVYLEGVDVSNKHAPVARLEYEKRTKTGLTKVSKKIVTGDDLYQLSENLEQYRGYKVSEINGQNSSVSFINGITLFAGDVQGDVSELHFRRIQIRETLKSHYEKERVLFYKGIKVLSLFFIDEVSKYRQYDKDGNELNGNYADVFEEEYMELLNEQQSLFADDPYVQYLNTIRVKDTHKGYFSIDKKSNRFVDSKVSARESDSDDADAYDLIMRQKEQLLSFEEPTRFIFSHSALKEGWDNPNVFQICTLKHSDSTIKKRQEVGRGLRLCVNKYGERIDSSIPGIDVHEINALTVVASESYEQFAKQLQNEIAATLSDRPRMADSGFFLEKVLVNACGEQLKIDERLANKLQNAFIRNGYTDDDYNLTDAYFAAVEEQNVKLPDELNAHQEQLIELVKSIYVEGKSDMTNDDRKNTVPNITVNSNFYKKEFEELWNRINKRSVYTVQFDSEELVRKSIMTIDMSLDVPSIRYSIKHGEMNEIESREQLKQGEAFKIRETDADYVHQAAVSKIKYDLIGKLMDETKLTRKTIVSIMKGIKQAKFMQFQKNPEEFILRASRLINEQKATTIIESITYDVINDTFDNDVFTKNTLKGQLGQNAIAVEKHIYDYVVTDSKVERAFAKELDTSKEVNIYAKLPRGFYIPTPVGNYNPDWAIVFKEGDVKYIYFIAETKGSLDSMELREVEKAKIECARRHFAKLNSDQLKYDVVNNYEKLMEIVKG
- a CDS encoding helix-turn-helix transcriptional regulator, which codes for MRHRKEPPGDKNIIGSRVVAIRKAKKMKQKDFLARLQTFGLDISPTSLSRLEGQHRLVQDYEVVAIAKALEVSVGELLGEKE
- a CDS encoding nuclease-related domain-containing protein; protein product: MFEALRAIFRKSDPKPQQAVHKGHATKAKPKVAPTRIGELGEHKINIQLDQLPKDCRSLSDLLLLNPKSRTGYAQIDHVVISPYCVFVIETKNYNGEIKGGRTDQQWSVSNRYKMYNPLKQNYGHIKAIESLLKDVAAVKYISMISFTMRCRFSIDPELRKIHSDELVVYDVELSEFISRKLISLKAGYFKPSISAGQIQTIYDHLDQANITDVEMRKLHVQRIKGSKNY